In Lepus europaeus isolate LE1 chromosome 23, mLepTim1.pri, whole genome shotgun sequence, a single genomic region encodes these proteins:
- the KISS1R gene encoding kiSS-1 receptor: protein MGAEAASSSPASWWAPANASGCPGCSANASQGAAPAAWPVDAWLVPLLFGALMLVGLAGNSLVIYVVCRQKRMRTVTNFYIANLAATDVTFLLCCVPFTALLYPLPAWVLGAFMCKFVNYIQQVSVQATCATLTAMSVDRWYVTVFPLRALHRRTPRLALGVSLGIWLGSAAVSAPVLALHRLSPGPRTYCSEAFPSRALERAFALFNLLALYLLPLLATCACYGAMLRHLGRAALRPAPADGGLQGHLLAARAGAVRARVSRLVAAVVLLFAACWGPIQLFLVLQALGPAGAWHPRSYAAYALKTCAHGLSYSNSALNPLLYAFLGSQFRRAFRRACPCAPRPRPRAPAPPDPARAPRPRAPGEPPAPR from the exons ATGGGCGCCGAGGCGGCGTCGAGTTCCCCCGCGTCCTGGTGGGCGCCGGCCAACGCATCGGGCTGCCCGGGCTGCAGCGCCAACGCCTCGCAGGGCGCGGCGCCTGCTGCGTGGCCGGTGGACGCCTGGCTGGTGCCGCTCCTGTTCGGGGCACTCATGCTGGTGGGCCTGGCCGGGAACTCGCTGGTCATCTACGTGGTCTGCCGCCAGAAGCGGATGCGGACCGTGACCAACTTCTACATCG CCAACCTGGCGGCCACCGACGTGACCTTCCTGCTGTGCTGCGTGCCCTTCACCGCCCTGCTCTACCCGCTGCCCGCCTGGGTGCTGGGCGCCTTCATGTGCAAGTTCGTCAACTACATCCAGCAG GTCTCGGTGCAGGCCACGTGCGCCACGCTGACAGCCATGAGCGTGGACCGCTGGTACGTGACGGTGTTCCCGCTGCGCGCCCTGCACCGCCGCACGCCGCGCCTGGCGCTGGGCGTCAGCCTGGGGATCTGGCTGG GCTCGGCGGCTGTGTCAGCGCCGGTGCTCGCCCTGCACCGCCTCTCGCCTGGGCCGCGCACCTACTGCAGCGAAGCCTTCCCCAGCCGCGCGCTCGAGCGCGCCTTCGCGCTCTTCAACCTCCTGGCGCTGTACCTGCTGCCGCTGCTGGCCACCTGCGCCTGCTACGGGGCCATGCTGCGCCACCTGGGCAGGGCCGCCCTGCGCCCAGCGCCCGCCGACGGCGGCTTGCAG GGGCACCTGCTGGCGGCGCGCGCGGGGGCCGTGCGGGCCAGGGTCTCCAGGCTGGTGGCGGCCGTGGTCCTGCTCTTCGCGGCCTGCTGGGGCCCCATCCAGCTgttcctggtgctgcaggcgctGGGCCCCGCCGGCGCCTGGCACCCGCGCAGCTACGCCGCCTACGCGCTCAAGACGTGCGCGCACGGCCTGTCCTACAGCAACTCGGCGCTCAACCCGCTGCTCTACGCCTTCCTGGGCTCGCAGTTCCGACGGGCCTTCCGCCGCGCGTGCCCCTGCgcgccgcgcccgcgcccgcgcgcgCCCGCGCCCCCAGACCCCGCCAGGGCTCCGCGGCCGCGCGCTCCGggggagccccccgcccctcgCTGA